The Kineococcus endophyticus genome has a window encoding:
- a CDS encoding ABC transporter permease gives MTVPAVPPVRDETRRGRWRRSALVRAVVDRRPATVGAVLIVGFVLLALAAPLITRITGQDPYTYDKTALDPASGLPAGPLGGISAEHWFGVEPLTGRDVFAIVAHGARTSFLIGVLATAVAVVLGVALGASAGYFGGWWDRVVGWTGDVLFGFPYLVFMIALSAVAPPSIPQTLLLVVVIGFFGWPRVARVVRSATLGVARRDFVRASQVMGSPAWRTLTRRVLPNLWGPVVVVATLSIPERIGLEAALSFLGVGVHPPTPSWGRSISDAIGWVQTDPMLLVFPGLALFGATLAFNLLGDGLRDALDPRTARDGAH, from the coding sequence GTGACCGTTCCCGCTGTCCCGCCGGTCCGCGACGAGACCCGTCGCGGCCGGTGGCGCCGTTCCGCGCTCGTGCGCGCCGTCGTCGACCGGCGACCCGCCACGGTCGGCGCCGTGCTCATCGTGGGGTTCGTGCTGCTGGCGCTCGCCGCGCCGCTCATCACGCGGATCACCGGCCAGGACCCGTACACCTACGACAAGACCGCCCTCGACCCGGCGTCGGGGTTGCCGGCCGGTCCCCTCGGCGGCATCTCCGCCGAGCACTGGTTCGGGGTCGAACCCCTCACGGGGCGCGACGTGTTCGCGATCGTGGCCCACGGAGCCAGGACGTCGTTCCTCATCGGCGTCCTGGCCACCGCCGTCGCCGTCGTGCTCGGCGTCGCCCTGGGCGCGAGCGCCGGGTACTTCGGCGGCTGGTGGGACCGGGTGGTCGGCTGGACGGGGGACGTGCTCTTCGGGTTCCCCTACCTCGTGTTCATGATCGCCCTCAGCGCCGTCGCACCCCCGAGCATCCCGCAGACGCTGCTGCTCGTCGTGGTCATCGGGTTCTTCGGCTGGCCCCGCGTCGCCCGCGTGGTCCGGTCGGCGACGTTGGGCGTCGCCCGCCGCGACTTCGTCCGCGCGTCGCAGGTGATGGGTTCCCCGGCCTGGCGGACGCTCACCCGTCGCGTCCTGCCGAACCTGTGGGGACCGGTCGTCGTCGTGGCGACGTTGTCCATCCCCGAGCGCATCGGTCTCGAGGCGGCGCTGTCCTTCCTCGGCGTCGGAGTCCACCCGCCCACCCCGAGCTGGGGCCGGTCGATCTCCGATGCGATCGGCTGGGTGCAGACCGACCCGATGCTCCTGGTGTTCCCGGGCCTGGCCCTGTTCGGCGCGACCCTGGCGTTCAACCTCCTCGGGGACGGGTTGCGCGACGCCCTCGACCCCCGCACGGCGCGGGACGGGGCGCACTGA
- a CDS encoding acyl-CoA dehydrogenase family protein, protein MTTRDQVLDAARDDVIDAARGEVLDAARGVANHLGLDALERDRANAEPFTEAELLRKAGLPAVLLPTSVGGAGLPWSVALDVVKEIARTDGSIAQLLAYHYVNAHNLVWVADDAGRQRWGVPTAEQQWLWGDSVNPVDPDLQLRPDPDVTGGWILSGTKNFSTGASVGDVTVVGGLTDDGRDLLVVVPRETPGFVKGGDWDNLGQRLSASGSVRFEDVRIAPDAVLGSASTSGAFGSLVTLAIQAAFGHFYLGVTRGALETAAEYTRSTSRPWLLSDVQNAVEDPYVLATYGRLVARLRAAEALGRSVGESLSQAHERGADLTWAERGEVAEEIAALKVVSSDLAVEATSTIYEVTGARASSNKYGFDRFWRNVRTHTLHDPVQYKAREVGNHFLTGAHPEFTLYT, encoded by the coding sequence ATGACCACGCGCGACCAGGTCCTCGACGCCGCCCGCGACGACGTCATCGACGCCGCCCGCGGCGAAGTGCTCGACGCCGCCCGCGGCGTCGCGAACCACCTCGGCCTCGACGCCCTCGAACGCGACCGCGCCAACGCCGAGCCGTTCACCGAGGCCGAACTGCTGCGCAAGGCCGGTCTGCCGGCCGTCCTGCTGCCGACCTCCGTCGGCGGGGCCGGGCTGCCCTGGTCGGTGGCCCTCGACGTCGTGAAGGAGATCGCCCGCACCGACGGGTCGATCGCCCAGTTGCTGGCCTACCACTACGTCAACGCGCACAACCTCGTGTGGGTGGCCGACGACGCGGGCCGGCAGCGCTGGGGCGTGCCCACCGCCGAGCAGCAGTGGCTGTGGGGGGACTCGGTGAACCCCGTCGACCCGGACCTGCAGCTGCGGCCGGACCCGGACGTGACCGGCGGCTGGATCCTGTCGGGCACCAAGAACTTCTCCACCGGGGCCAGCGTCGGCGACGTCACCGTCGTCGGCGGCCTCACCGACGACGGGCGCGACCTGCTCGTGGTCGTCCCGCGAGAGACCCCCGGGTTCGTCAAGGGCGGTGACTGGGACAACCTGGGCCAGCGGCTGTCGGCGTCGGGGTCCGTGCGGTTCGAGGACGTGCGGATCGCCCCGGACGCCGTCCTGGGGTCGGCGTCCACGAGCGGTGCGTTCGGGTCCCTCGTGACCCTGGCCATCCAGGCCGCGTTCGGGCACTTCTACCTCGGGGTCACCCGCGGAGCGCTCGAGACCGCCGCCGAGTACACCCGGTCGACGTCGCGCCCGTGGCTGCTGTCCGACGTGCAGAACGCCGTCGAGGACCCGTACGTCCTGGCCACGTACGGCCGGCTCGTGGCGCGTCTGCGGGCGGCGGAGGCCCTGGGCCGCAGCGTCGGGGAGTCCCTGTCCCAGGCCCACGAGCGCGGTGCCGACCTGACGTGGGCCGAGCGCGGCGAGGTGGCCGAGGAGATCGCGGCGCTCAAGGTCGTGTCCTCCGACCTGGCGGTCGAGGCCACGTCGACGATCTACGAGGTGACGGGCGCCCGCGCGTCGTCGAACAAGTACGGGTTCGACCGGTTCTGGCGGAACGTCCGCACCCACACGCTGCACGACCCGGTGCAGTACAAGGCGCGCGAGGTCGGCAACCACTTCCTCACCGGTGCCCACCCGGAGTTCACGCTGTACACCTGA